The Nitrospirota bacterium genome contains a region encoding:
- a CDS encoding radical SAM protein — protein MLWDIMKSCQLCPRKCGVDRIEGNKGFCQASSQLEISSYHPHFGEEKSLVGRNGSGTVFLTNCGLRCVFCINWEVSQGGAGKRKRIEDMAEMMLHLQKMGCHNINFVTPTHYSPHIVLAVDMAANKGLRLPLVYNTCGWERIEILKKLDGIVDIYLPDFKYSDGRMAGRYSSGAELYPQVTREALLEMHRQVGIAKPSGDGLMYRGLMIRHLVMPNGVSGTKGVIEWIAKNLPKDTYLNIMSQYRPVYKAFEYPEISRRITSQEYKEAVEWAKKAGLTNLDIQGYHAF, from the coding sequence ATGCTGTGGGACATCATGAAGAGTTGCCAGCTTTGTCCGAGAAAATGCGGTGTCGATCGGATAGAGGGAAATAAAGGGTTCTGCCAAGCTTCCTCTCAACTCGAGATTTCATCCTATCACCCGCATTTTGGAGAGGAAAAGTCTCTGGTTGGAAGGAATGGTTCTGGAACTGTATTCCTTACGAATTGCGGACTGAGATGCGTTTTTTGCATAAACTGGGAGGTCAGCCAGGGCGGTGCAGGGAAACGCAAACGCATTGAGGACATGGCAGAGATGATGCTCCATTTACAGAAAATGGGATGCCATAATATCAACTTTGTAACCCCGACCCATTACTCGCCGCATATTGTTCTTGCTGTTGACATGGCAGCGAATAAAGGGTTGAGGCTCCCCCTTGTATATAACACGTGCGGATGGGAACGCATAGAGATATTGAAAAAACTTGATGGAATAGTAGATATCTATCTGCCGGACTTCAAGTATTCAGACGGCAGGATGGCAGGCAGATATTCATCTGGAGCAGAATTATATCCCCAAGTCACGCGGGAAGCGCTGCTCGAGATGCACAGACAGGTGGGCATAGCAAAACCCTCAGGGGATGGGCTTATGTACAGAGGATTAATGATACGGCACTTGGTTATGCCCAACGGCGTCAGTGGAACCAAAGGAGTGATAGAATGGATAGCAAAAAACCTTCCCAAGGATACTTACCTCAACATCATGTCGCAATATAGGCCGGTGTATAAAGCATTCGAGTATCCGGAAATCTCGAGGAGAATTACCTCTCAGGAATACAAAGAAGCGGTAGAATGGGCGAAAAAGGCAGGGCTTACAAATCTTGATATTCAGGGATACCACGCTTTTTAG
- a CDS encoding SprT-like domain-containing protein: MDLHFLHNTASLRDFFERETGRTLSVVITDNSTSMLSVKKRGGTANIRLHRIFLNAHQEILREIAAFISDRKKSTLLIRKFIHAQKHLLRPKPLRVKRLHIHGRHFNLQEIFDALNDEYFGGHITASITWGNRNSFRSVRKRTLGSYCYASNIIRINPCLDRKRVPGYFISFVVYHEMLHSTIHEEKKNGRRSVHPPDFKKRERLFAHYEKAVSWEKRYF; this comes from the coding sequence ATGGATCTTCATTTTTTACATAACACGGCTTCTCTCAGGGACTTTTTCGAAAGGGAGACAGGCAGAACCCTTTCCGTTGTCATAACTGACAACTCAACCAGCATGCTCTCGGTGAAAAAAAGAGGGGGGACAGCAAATATAAGACTTCACCGGATTTTCCTCAATGCGCACCAGGAGATTCTCAGAGAGATTGCCGCATTCATCAGTGACAGAAAAAAGAGCACCCTGCTCATCAGAAAGTTCATCCATGCCCAGAAGCATCTTCTCAGGCCCAAGCCGTTAAGGGTAAAACGCCTGCACATTCATGGCAGGCATTTCAACCTTCAGGAGATTTTTGACGCACTCAACGATGAATACTTCGGAGGACATATCACCGCTTCGATTACCTGGGGGAACAGGAATTCCTTTCGGTCTGTCAGAAAACGGACTCTGGGAAGTTACTGCTATGCGTCGAATATCATCCGAATCAATCCGTGTCTGGACAGAAAACGCGTGCCCGGGTATTTCATCTCATTCGTCGTGTACCACGAGATGCTTCACAGCACCATTCACGAAGAAAAGAAAAACGGCAGGAGGTCAGTACATCCTCCGGATTTCAAAAAGCGCGAGCGGCTGTTCGCGCATTATGAAAAAGCCGTATCATGGGAGAAACGTTATTTTTAG
- a CDS encoding FKBP-type peptidyl-prolyl cis-trans isomerase, whose product MARTRVKAKNGDKVKITYTCSLSEHEKNEVLIGQETLEFILGNSEVIKGIDEAVNGMKVGESKTMLIPAEKAYGAYHQEWVLDVGRDRFPEDWNPEVGLYFEIPRENGQTSTAIVRKVSRSSVMLDFNHPLAGKDLLFDLALLEIVKS is encoded by the coding sequence ATGGCACGAACAAGGGTAAAAGCGAAAAATGGCGATAAGGTAAAGATCACCTATACCTGCAGCCTGTCAGAGCACGAAAAAAATGAGGTTCTTATCGGTCAGGAAACCCTCGAATTTATTCTCGGCAACAGTGAGGTAATAAAAGGAATTGACGAGGCAGTCAATGGCATGAAAGTCGGGGAATCGAAAACAATGCTCATCCCGGCTGAGAAAGCCTATGGTGCGTACCACCAGGAATGGGTCCTCGATGTTGGCCGAGACAGGTTTCCTGAGGACTGGAACCCGGAAGTGGGTCTTTATTTCGAGATTCCCCGCGAGAATGGCCAGACTTCGACTGCCATTGTCAGGAAAGTCTCCCGGTCGTCTGTCATGCTTGACTTCAATCATCCTCTTGCAGGTAAGGATCTTCTTTTCGATCTTGCTCTCCTGGAAATAGTGAAATCATAG
- a CDS encoding TusE/DsrC/DsvC family sulfur relay protein: protein MPTLVFNGKEIQLDSNGYLTDASEWTRELAVLIASEDGFRKLGNDKKHWSVLELLRDLYQKNMLPSGDGEILFLLTKGTGLSLAKLHRIFEGLSIPRLLKWAGLPALACPAGA, encoded by the coding sequence ATGCCGACTCTTGTTTTCAATGGAAAAGAAATCCAATTAGACAGCAACGGATATCTGACAGACGCTTCCGAATGGACAAGGGAACTTGCTGTGCTGATCGCGTCTGAAGACGGCTTCAGGAAACTCGGGAACGACAAAAAACACTGGTCCGTCCTGGAACTCCTCAGGGACCTGTATCAAAAAAACATGCTGCCGTCAGGTGACGGGGAGATACTCTTTCTGCTTACGAAAGGAACCGGCCTGAGTCTGGCAAAGCTGCACAGAATTTTTGAAGGTCTTTCAATTCCACGGCTGCTGAAATGGGCAGGGCTTCCTGCTCTTGCATGTCCTGCAGGCGCCTGA
- a CDS encoding PAS domain S-box protein, with the protein MYKKRNTELSERMHLPEGSAVWSQSHILIVDDEPESVIPLRDMLSEWGYQVMFLNSAHEALAAIKDQSFDIVISDLIMPEMDGIELLRMARAVDPNLICIIMTGYATVQMAIEALKIGVFDFVLKPFDFKMLRFTLSRASEVRNLRKSEEIYRSIVEDYQTEFICRFRPDGTLTFANQAFCRYVGKANEKVIGRNFLRFAPPEDRKYLMKQHSSLSVMNPVTSYQIRVLRPDGATGWQEWTCRAIFNRQGTIAEIQSIGRDISLKVETEEILALKEMAIANSINSIAIFNGKGNLTYVNNAFLRLWKYENAADVLGRHATSFWHTEEEAEKVIQLIREKGSWIGELTASGKDGETFDVHLVASMFMHEVTHSSYMIASFVDITERRLSEKSLQKKEEELKNRVKELEEFYEIAVGRELRMKQLKEDMEKMERELKKYKGG; encoded by the coding sequence ATGTATAAAAAGAGAAACACCGAATTATCAGAACGTATGCACTTGCCGGAAGGTTCGGCAGTCTGGAGTCAGTCGCATATCCTGATCGTTGATGACGAGCCAGAGTCCGTAATACCGTTGCGGGACATGCTCTCCGAGTGGGGCTATCAGGTGATGTTCCTGAATTCAGCGCATGAAGCGTTGGCTGCAATCAAGGATCAGTCTTTTGATATCGTAATCAGTGATCTTATCATGCCTGAAATGGACGGGATTGAACTGCTGAGGATGGCCCGCGCCGTTGATCCGAATCTCATATGCATCATTATGACAGGATATGCCACGGTTCAGATGGCCATAGAGGCGTTGAAGATTGGGGTCTTTGATTTTGTTCTGAAACCATTTGATTTCAAGATGCTGAGATTTACCCTTTCCCGCGCCTCCGAAGTAAGGAATCTTCGTAAATCAGAGGAAATTTACCGTTCAATCGTCGAAGACTATCAGACAGAGTTCATCTGCCGTTTCCGTCCTGACGGTACGCTTACCTTTGCAAATCAGGCATTCTGCCGGTATGTTGGCAAAGCGAATGAGAAGGTCATCGGGAGAAACTTTCTGCGCTTTGCACCTCCGGAAGACAGAAAATATCTCATGAAACAGCATTCGTCCCTCTCCGTCATGAATCCTGTGACAAGCTACCAGATCCGTGTCCTCAGGCCGGACGGTGCAACCGGATGGCAGGAATGGACCTGCAGGGCAATATTCAACAGACAGGGAACTATCGCTGAGATACAGTCAATAGGGAGGGATATTTCCCTTAAGGTGGAGACAGAGGAAATCCTTGCGCTGAAGGAAATGGCAATAGCAAACTCGATCAACAGTATTGCGATTTTCAACGGTAAGGGGAATCTGACATACGTCAATAATGCATTTCTCCGTTTATGGAAGTATGAGAATGCTGCGGATGTTCTCGGCAGGCATGCGACTTCGTTCTGGCACACCGAGGAAGAGGCTGAGAAGGTCATACAACTGATTCGTGAAAAAGGTAGCTGGATCGGCGAACTCACTGCAAGTGGAAAGGACGGAGAGACGTTTGACGTGCATCTTGTGGCGAGCATGTTCATGCATGAAGTTACACACTCTTCCTACATGATCGCATCATTTGTGGACATTACGGAGCGAAGATTGTCAGAAAAATCATTGCAGAAAAAAGAGGAAGAACTGAAAAACAGGGTGAAAGAGCTCGAGGAGTTTTATGAAATTGCTGTAGGAAGGGAACTCAGAATGAAACAGCTCAAGGAAGACATGGAAAAGATGGAAAGGGAACTGAAAAAATATAAGGGCGGGTAG
- a CDS encoding glycine zipper domain-containing protein yields MRKLVILVIIGFQLSGCATLRNEFDTRANMGMFGGCVSGVVVGGVAGNVFGALLGGMIGTATGNFIGEHYDKKLGTREEAMLKHRMKDREEKLLVEASQMHPRTATAGSVINTSVRYTVVAPSDVREIKITETRMFFSDNEGFIKLDEREVLRTQGTFSSAFKFTVPEKISKGDALVITVISSDKQKDSVTSSLKIS; encoded by the coding sequence ATGAGAAAACTAGTGATTTTGGTGATTATCGGGTTCCAACTCAGCGGTTGTGCTACGCTGAGAAATGAATTCGATACAAGAGCGAATATGGGCATGTTCGGAGGATGCGTTTCGGGGGTAGTCGTTGGAGGGGTTGCCGGCAATGTCTTCGGCGCATTGCTCGGAGGGATGATCGGAACCGCTACGGGGAATTTTATCGGGGAACATTATGATAAAAAGCTGGGAACACGCGAAGAGGCGATGCTGAAACACAGAATGAAGGACAGGGAAGAGAAACTTCTTGTTGAAGCCTCTCAGATGCATCCACGGACAGCAACAGCCGGATCCGTCATAAATACCAGTGTGCGATATACGGTTGTGGCACCTTCTGATGTCAGGGAAATCAAGATAACCGAAACCAGAATGTTCTTCAGTGACAACGAAGGATTTATTAAACTGGATGAGAGGGAGGTTCTCAGAACACAGGGCACCTTCAGTTCAGCGTTCAAGTTTACTGTCCCTGAAAAAATATCAAAAGGTGATGCCCTTGTCATTACCGTCATTTCAAGCGACAAGCAGAAAGATTCTGTTACGTCCTCCCTGAAAATCAGCTGA